From a single Pseudobutyrivibrio xylanivorans genomic region:
- a CDS encoding restriction endonuclease subunit S yields the protein MSKIITSKLENICIKEKGSLISGPFGSNISSKYFVDKGVPVIRGNNLNLSYEKFNDEGFVFVTKEKADELNCYAYSDDLIFTAAGTIGQVGLIPRDSKYKEYVISNKQIRARINQSLVDVKYAYYWFCSPWMKKCLMNNNKGSTVPLLTLGEVRDLQISYPESLEAQKKIVECVECVSQKIELNNRIYDNLYKQVCSIYDYWFTQYDYPNEERKPYKASGGKLIYSESLGKSIPATWNTTTVGEITTCLDSERIPLSANERLSMQGAYPYYGATEIMDYVNKYIFDGDYILLAEDGSVMDKNGHPVLQRIHGKCWINNHAHVLKPASGYSCLLLQMILKDIPVVKIKTGSIQYKINQENMNSFVLPEIPSSLREKFISITEPLDIKMLAIRSEIDQLNKLRDWLLPIFMNGQASISE from the coding sequence ATGAGCAAAATAATAACGTCTAAACTTGAAAATATATGTATAAAAGAGAAAGGTTCACTGATATCTGGACCATTTGGTTCAAATATTTCCAGTAAATATTTTGTTGATAAAGGCGTCCCAGTAATAAGGGGTAACAATTTAAATTTATCATATGAGAAATTTAATGATGAGGGATTTGTTTTTGTCACTAAGGAAAAAGCTGATGAGCTTAATTGCTATGCATACAGTGATGATTTGATTTTCACTGCTGCTGGAACAATAGGGCAAGTAGGATTAATTCCTAGAGATTCAAAATATAAGGAATATGTTATATCTAATAAACAAATACGTGCAAGAATAAATCAATCACTAGTTGATGTAAAGTATGCATATTATTGGTTTTGTAGCCCGTGGATGAAAAAATGTTTGATGAACAATAATAAAGGGAGTACGGTGCCTCTTCTTACATTAGGAGAGGTTAGAGATTTGCAAATATCTTATCCAGAAAGCCTAGAAGCGCAGAAGAAAATTGTTGAGTGTGTAGAATGTGTATCACAGAAGATAGAATTAAATAATAGGATATACGACAATTTATACAAGCAGGTTTGTAGCATATATGACTATTGGTTCACTCAGTATGACTATCCTAATGAGGAACGCAAACCTTATAAAGCGTCGGGGGGTAAACTTATATACAGTGAATCTTTAGGCAAAAGCATTCCTGCGACTTGGAATACAACTACAGTTGGGGAGATTACAACATGTCTTGATTCAGAAAGGATACCCTTATCTGCAAATGAAAGGTTATCTATGCAAGGGGCCTATCCTTATTATGGAGCAACTGAAATAATGGATTATGTGAACAAATATATCTTTGATGGTGATTATATCCTTCTTGCTGAAGATGGTTCGGTCATGGATAAAAACGGTCATCCTGTCCTACAAAGAATTCATGGCAAATGCTGGATTAATAATCACGCGCATGTGTTAAAACCTGCAAGCGGATATTCTTGTCTACTTCTACAAATGATTTTAAAAGACATACCAGTTGTAAAAATCAAAACAGGATCTATTCAGTATAAGATTAATCAAGAGAATATGAATAGTTTTGTCTTGCCAGAAATACCAAGTTCGCTCCGTGAAAAGTTCATTAGTATAACCGAACCTCTTGACATAAAAATGTTGGCTATTAGATCAGAAATAGATCAATTGAATAAATTAAGAGATTGGCTCTTGCCAATCTTCATGAATGGACAAGCATCAATTTCAGAGTAA